In Bradyrhizobium lablabi, one DNA window encodes the following:
- the murC gene encoding UDP-N-acetylmuramate--L-alanine ligase, protein MRLPREIGPIHFVGIGGIGMSGIAEVLCNLGYTVQGSDASESANVGRLRDKGIKITVGHKAENVAGADVLVVSTAIKRDNPELMAARAQRIPVVRRAEMLAELMRLKSCVAIAGTHGKTTTTSMVAALLDAGDLDPTVINGGIINAYGTNARLGAGEWMVVEADESDGTFLKLPADVAIVTNVDPEHLDHFKTFDAVQDAFRNFVENVPFYGFAVMCIDHPVVQTLVGKIEDRRIITYGENPQADARLMDLAPMGGGSKFKVVFRNRKTDATHEIADILLPMPGRHNASNATAAIAVAHELGLSDDAIRKAIAGFGGVKRRFTKTGEWNGATIIDDYGHHPVEIAAVLKAARESTNGKIVAVVQPHRFTRLQSLFEEFCTCFNDADTVVVAEVYPAGETPIAGIDRDHFVLGLRAHGHREVIPLQKSADLARVVHGIAGPGDFVVCLGAGNITQWAYALPGELKALG, encoded by the coding sequence ATGAGACTGCCGCGCGAGATCGGACCCATCCACTTCGTCGGGATCGGTGGCATCGGCATGAGCGGCATCGCCGAGGTCCTGTGCAATCTCGGCTACACCGTGCAGGGCTCGGATGCGTCGGAGAGCGCCAATGTCGGCCGGCTGCGCGACAAGGGCATCAAGATTACCGTCGGCCACAAAGCGGAAAACGTCGCCGGCGCCGATGTGCTTGTGGTGTCGACCGCGATCAAGCGCGACAATCCCGAATTGATGGCGGCCCGCGCCCAGCGCATCCCGGTGGTGCGCCGCGCCGAAATGCTGGCCGAGTTGATGCGGCTCAAAAGCTGCGTCGCCATCGCCGGCACCCATGGCAAGACCACCACGACCTCGATGGTCGCGGCGTTGCTCGACGCCGGCGACCTCGACCCCACCGTGATCAATGGCGGCATCATCAATGCCTATGGTACCAACGCGCGGTTAGGGGCCGGCGAGTGGATGGTGGTCGAGGCCGACGAGAGCGACGGCACATTTTTGAAATTGCCGGCCGATGTCGCGATCGTCACCAATGTCGACCCCGAGCACCTCGACCATTTCAAGACCTTCGACGCCGTGCAGGACGCGTTTCGTAATTTTGTCGAGAACGTGCCGTTCTACGGTTTTGCGGTGATGTGCATCGATCATCCCGTCGTGCAGACCCTCGTCGGCAAGATCGAGGATCGCCGCATCATCACCTATGGCGAAAATCCGCAGGCCGACGCGCGGCTGATGGACCTCGCGCCGATGGGCGGCGGCTCGAAATTCAAGGTCGTGTTCCGCAACCGCAAGACCGATGCCACGCATGAGATCGCCGACATCCTGTTGCCGATGCCGGGGCGGCATAATGCATCGAACGCGACCGCGGCGATCGCGGTCGCGCACGAGCTCGGACTTTCCGACGACGCCATCCGCAAGGCCATCGCGGGCTTTGGCGGCGTCAAGCGGCGCTTCACCAAGACCGGTGAATGGAACGGTGCCACCATCATCGACGATTACGGCCATCATCCGGTCGAGATCGCGGCGGTGTTGAAGGCGGCGCGGGAATCCACCAACGGCAAGATCGTCGCCGTGGTGCAGCCGCATCGCTTCACCCGCCTGCAATCGCTGTTCGAGGAATTTTGCACCTGCTTCAACGATGCCGATACCGTTGTCGTCGCCGAAGTCTATCCGGCCGGCGAGACGCCGATTGCGGGCATCGACCGCGACCATTTTGTCTTGGGGTTGCGCGCGCACGGCCATCGCGAAGTGATCCCGCTGCAGAAGTCGGCCGACCTCGCGCGCGTGGTTCACGGCATCGCCGGCCCCGGCGATTTCGTCGTCTGTCTCGGCGCCGGCAACATCACGCAATGGGCCTATGCCCTGCCGGGCGAATTGAAGGCGCTGGGATGA
- a CDS encoding UDP-N-acetylmuramoyl-L-alanyl-D-glutamate--2,6-diaminopimelate ligase → MRLRDLFGDDATLPPQAEAVVVTGLAVDSRLVKPGEVFFALAGQKTDGARFIDAAIASGAVAVAGDHPPGGALSVPFIVTRNPRRALALAAASFFSRQPATIAAVTGTSGKTSVAAFTRQIWLRLGHAAASIGTIGLVSPKRTIYGSLTTPDPIALHRQLDEIATEGVTHLAFEASSHGLDQYRLDGVRVAAGGFTNLSRDHMDYHPDVAHYLAAKLRLFRDLVAPDGAAVISADHDCSQAVIDAARARKLRILTVGRKGDGRGDGIRLLEAEIDGFAQKLTLEHRGERQAVRLPLVGEFQIENALVSAGLAIGTGSEADQVFEALEHLEGAKGRLERVGERNGASIFVDYAHKPDALAKALQALRPYAKGRLVVVFGAGGDRDVGKRPLMGAIAAENADHVIVTDDNPRSEKPEAIRAAILAATRDASEIGDRAEAINNAIAGLEPGDALLIAGKGHETGQIVGDRVLPFSDHDVVASALASRVA, encoded by the coding sequence ATGAGACTTCGCGACCTCTTTGGCGATGACGCCACGCTCCCCCCGCAGGCGGAAGCGGTTGTGGTCACAGGCCTTGCGGTGGACAGCCGCCTGGTCAAGCCGGGCGAAGTGTTCTTCGCGCTCGCCGGCCAGAAGACCGATGGCGCGCGCTTCATCGATGCGGCGATCGCATCGGGAGCCGTCGCGGTCGCGGGCGATCATCCGCCGGGAGGCGCGTTGTCCGTGCCGTTCATCGTTACCCGCAATCCGCGCCGCGCGCTGGCGCTTGCGGCGGCGAGCTTCTTTTCGCGGCAGCCGGCAACGATCGCCGCCGTCACCGGTACCAGCGGCAAGACGTCGGTCGCAGCCTTCACGCGGCAGATCTGGCTTAGGCTCGGGCATGCCGCAGCCAGCATCGGCACCATCGGGCTGGTGTCGCCGAAGCGCACCATCTACGGATCGCTGACGACGCCGGATCCGATCGCGCTGCATCGGCAACTCGACGAGATCGCGACGGAGGGCGTCACGCACCTCGCCTTCGAAGCCTCATCGCACGGGCTCGATCAATATCGATTGGATGGCGTGCGCGTTGCCGCCGGCGGTTTTACCAATCTGTCGCGCGACCACATGGATTACCATCCCGACGTCGCGCATTATCTCGCCGCCAAGCTCAGACTGTTCCGCGATCTCGTCGCACCCGATGGCGCCGCGGTGATCTCGGCCGATCATGATTGTTCGCAGGCCGTGATCGATGCGGCGCGCGCGCGAAAACTTCGGATTCTTACCGTGGGCCGCAAGGGCGACGGGAGAGGCGACGGCATTCGCCTCCTCGAGGCCGAGATCGACGGTTTTGCGCAAAAACTCACGCTCGAACATCGCGGCGAGAGACAAGCGGTCCGGCTGCCGCTGGTCGGCGAATTCCAGATCGAGAACGCGCTGGTGTCCGCAGGGCTTGCGATCGGCACCGGCAGCGAGGCCGATCAAGTATTCGAAGCCCTCGAACATTTGGAAGGTGCAAAGGGCCGGCTGGAGCGGGTCGGCGAGCGCAACGGCGCATCGATATTTGTCGATTACGCGCATAAGCCGGATGCGTTGGCAAAAGCGCTGCAGGCGCTGCGGCCTTATGCCAAAGGCAGGTTGGTCGTGGTGTTCGGCGCCGGCGGAGACCGCGACGTGGGAAAACGGCCTCTGATGGGCGCGATTGCCGCCGAGAATGCCGATCATGTCATTGTCACCGACGACAATCCGCGCAGCGAGAAACCTGAAGCGATCCGTGCGGCGATCCTGGCCGCGACGAGGGACGCCAGCGAAATCGGCGACCGCGCGGAAGCGATCAATAACGCGATTGCCGGTCTAGAGCCCGGCGATGCGCTGCTGATCGCCGGCAAGGGCCACGAGACCGGACAGATCGTCGGCGACCGCGTATTGCCGTTCAGCGATCATGATGTGGTGGCTTCCGCGCTTGCCTCGAGGGTCGCATGA
- the ftsW gene encoding putative lipid II flippase FtsW, whose amino-acid sequence MISREQRTPFSEWWWTVDRLQLAAIIALMLAGIILSLAASPPVATRIGLEPFHFFNRHVLFLLPSFIVMIGVSFLSPRQIRRTALIVFAVSIALIVVTLLIGPEVKGSRRWITLIGVNIQASESAKPAFVVLAAWLFAESAKRPEMPATSMALVLLMMLVSLLVMEPDFGQTMLILMVWGALFFIAGMRMIWVLGLGGAATAGLFAAYLLVPHVAGRIKRFMNPASGDTFQVDTAMEAFYNGGWFGLGPGEGIAKRSLPDSHTDFVFAVAAEEFGIILCLVLLALFAFIVIRALSRAYATEDMFARFAASGLAILFGVQAAINMSVNLQLIPAKGMTLPFISYGGSSIVSLAYGVGMMLALTRQRPRTEMESIGDANAARSYA is encoded by the coding sequence ATGATCTCCCGTGAACAACGCACCCCCTTTAGCGAATGGTGGTGGACCGTGGATCGCCTGCAGCTTGCGGCGATTATCGCGCTGATGCTCGCCGGCATTATCTTGTCACTTGCGGCGAGCCCGCCGGTGGCGACGCGGATCGGGCTCGAACCCTTTCATTTCTTCAATCGCCACGTGCTGTTTCTGTTGCCCTCCTTCATTGTGATGATCGGTGTGTCGTTCCTGTCGCCGCGGCAGATCCGCCGCACCGCGCTGATCGTGTTCGCGGTCTCGATCGCGCTGATCGTGGTGACGCTGTTGATCGGGCCCGAGGTCAAGGGCTCGCGGCGCTGGATCACCCTGATCGGCGTCAACATCCAGGCCTCCGAATCCGCCAAGCCCGCCTTCGTGGTGCTGGCGGCGTGGCTGTTTGCCGAATCGGCCAAGCGGCCGGAAATGCCGGCGACCTCGATGGCGCTGGTGCTGTTGATGATGCTGGTGTCGCTATTGGTGATGGAACCGGATTTCGGCCAGACCATGCTGATCCTGATGGTGTGGGGCGCGCTGTTCTTCATCGCGGGCATGCGGATGATCTGGGTGCTCGGGCTCGGAGGCGCGGCGACCGCCGGACTGTTCGCGGCCTATCTCCTGGTGCCGCACGTCGCCGGCCGTATCAAGCGCTTCATGAATCCGGCCTCCGGCGACACCTTTCAGGTCGATACCGCGATGGAGGCCTTTTATAACGGCGGCTGGTTCGGGCTCGGCCCCGGCGAAGGCATTGCCAAACGCAGCCTGCCGGACAGCCACACCGATTTCGTATTCGCGGTGGCGGCGGAGGAATTCGGCATCATCCTTTGCCTCGTGCTGCTGGCGCTGTTCGCCTTCATCGTGATCCGCGCGCTGTCGCGGGCCTACGCCACCGAGGACATGTTTGCGCGCTTTGCCGCCTCCGGCCTTGCCATTTTGTTCGGCGTGCAGGCGGCGATCAACATGTCGGTCAATCTGCAATTGATCCCGGCCAAGGGCATGACGCTGCCGTTCATCTCCTATGGCGGCTCCTCGATCGTCTCATTGGCCTATGGGGTCGGCATGATGCTGGCTTTGACCCGGCAACGGCCGCGCACCGAGATGGAATCGATCGGCGACGCCAACGCGGCGCGCAGCTACGCTTGA
- a CDS encoding UDP-N-acetylmuramoyl-tripeptide--D-alanyl-D-alanine ligase, which produces MSATPLWTVAEIARALRLSEKFPATEIDFVTQDSRLVKPGSLFVALSGTPSGGFMSSFASARDGWEFAANAEVAGAVAMIVPHRIDGVSVPQLVVKDTLIDGLWALGRAARTRFKGPVIGLTGSAGKTSTKEFIAAYPGAYASPSSFNNFWGVPLTLCNANPEASAWVVEMGMNQAGEISRLSGLTQPTVALIVNVQPVHLEKLGSLEAIRREKVSIAQGLPKDGVLVLPMGLDAPEWNGKTVRFGDASDVRELKHAAHGENWEVTAELGGKQVAFSLTPGAPHRVQNALAALAAIRAAGLDEATLAKELGHVGIMSGRGVEQTAGGATLIDDSFNGNPASMVAALDSLMARPLKAGRRIAVLGDMLELGVEAPAYHKGLAKHLAGIDGVYCVGPLMRHLYDLLPAAKGLGWHEDPATLEPREIAALLRDGDVVVVKGSKKMFWVNKFVPRLLAALQARAPAS; this is translated from the coding sequence ATGAGCGCGACGCCATTGTGGACGGTTGCCGAAATCGCGCGGGCACTGCGCCTGTCGGAAAAATTTCCCGCAACCGAAATCGATTTCGTCACCCAGGACAGCCGCCTGGTAAAACCGGGAAGTTTGTTCGTGGCGCTGAGTGGAACGCCCAGCGGCGGTTTTATGTCGAGTTTTGCGAGTGCGCGCGACGGATGGGAATTCGCAGCCAATGCCGAGGTGGCCGGCGCGGTAGCGATGATCGTTCCGCACCGGATCGATGGCGTGAGCGTCCCGCAACTGGTGGTGAAGGACACGCTCATCGATGGCCTGTGGGCGCTCGGCCGCGCGGCGCGGACGCGATTCAAGGGGCCGGTGATCGGCCTGACCGGCAGCGCCGGCAAAACCAGCACCAAGGAATTCATCGCCGCTTACCCCGGAGCGTATGCCAGCCCGAGCAGCTTCAATAATTTTTGGGGAGTGCCGCTGACGCTGTGCAATGCCAACCCCGAAGCCAGCGCATGGGTGGTCGAAATGGGTATGAACCAGGCCGGCGAGATTTCGCGCTTGAGCGGTCTGACGCAGCCGACGGTGGCGCTGATCGTGAACGTGCAGCCGGTCCATCTGGAAAAGCTCGGCAGCCTCGAAGCGATCCGGAGAGAGAAGGTCAGTATCGCGCAGGGCCTGCCCAAGGACGGCGTTCTGGTGCTGCCGATGGGACTCGATGCGCCGGAATGGAACGGCAAAACCGTCCGCTTCGGCGATGCGTCGGACGTGCGGGAGTTGAAACATGCGGCGCACGGCGAGAACTGGGAGGTAACCGCTGAACTGGGGGGCAAGCAGGTTGCGTTCAGCCTGACGCCCGGCGCGCCTCACCGTGTACAAAATGCGTTGGCGGCGCTGGCGGCAATTCGCGCCGCGGGCCTGGATGAAGCGACGCTGGCAAAAGAACTCGGCCATGTCGGCATCATGAGTGGGCGCGGCGTCGAGCAAACCGCCGGCGGCGCGACGCTGATTGACGACAGCTTCAACGGCAATCCGGCCAGCATGGTCGCGGCGCTCGACAGCCTGATGGCGCGGCCGTTGAAAGCCGGGCGACGCATCGCGGTTTTGGGCGACATGCTGGAACTTGGCGTCGAGGCGCCGGCCTATCATAAAGGGTTGGCCAAACATCTTGCCGGAATCGACGGCGTGTACTGCGTCGGTCCCTTGATGCGCCATTTGTATGACCTGCTGCCGGCCGCCAAGGGCCTCGGCTGGCATGAAGACCCGGCGACGCTTGAGCCCAGGGAAATCGCGGCCCTGCTCAGGGACGGCGACGTGGTGGTGGTCAAGGGCAGCAAGAAGATGTTCTGGGTGAACAAGTTTGTGCCGAGGCTGTTGGCCGCCTTGCAGGCGAGGGCGCCGGCGAGTTGA
- the mraY gene encoding phospho-N-acetylmuramoyl-pentapeptide-transferase, which translates to MFYWLIELSNTVPGFGFLHPFLNVFRYITFRTGGAMVTGALFVFLFGPWIIDHLRLRQGKGQPIRSDGPQSHLITKIGTPTMGGLMILSGLVVSTLLWANPANPYVWIVLAVTLGFGFVGFYDDYLKVTKQSHSGFAGKIRLAIEAVIAIVACYALVRLGRDQLSSALVIPFFKEVVLNFGWFFVLFGAFIIVGAGNAVNLTDGLDGLAIVPVMIAAASFGLIAYLVGNAVFSDYLQINYVAGTGELAVLCGAVLGAGLGFLWFNAPPASIFMGDTGSLALGGMLGSIAVAVKHEIVLAVIGGLFVLEAVSVIVQVVSFKLTGKRVFRMAPIHHHFEQLGWTEPQIVIRFWIISVMLALAGLSTLKLR; encoded by the coding sequence ATGTTTTACTGGCTGATCGAGCTTTCCAATACGGTTCCCGGTTTCGGCTTTTTGCACCCGTTTCTGAACGTGTTTCGCTACATCACCTTCCGCACCGGCGGCGCGATGGTGACCGGGGCATTGTTCGTATTCCTGTTCGGACCCTGGATCATCGACCATCTGCGGCTTCGGCAGGGCAAGGGCCAGCCGATCCGCTCCGATGGCCCGCAGTCGCATCTCATCACCAAGATCGGTACGCCGACCATGGGCGGGCTGATGATCCTTTCCGGCCTCGTGGTCTCGACATTGCTGTGGGCCAATCCGGCCAATCCCTATGTCTGGATCGTGCTGGCGGTGACGCTCGGTTTTGGGTTCGTCGGTTTCTACGACGACTATCTGAAAGTGACGAAGCAGAGCCATAGCGGCTTTGCGGGAAAAATCCGGCTCGCGATCGAAGCGGTGATCGCGATCGTCGCGTGCTACGCGCTGGTCCGGCTTGGACGCGACCAGCTCTCCAGCGCGCTCGTGATCCCGTTCTTCAAGGAGGTCGTGCTGAATTTCGGCTGGTTCTTCGTGCTGTTCGGTGCGTTCATCATTGTCGGCGCCGGCAACGCGGTCAACCTGACCGATGGCCTCGACGGTCTCGCCATCGTGCCGGTGATGATCGCGGCGGCCAGTTTCGGACTGATCGCCTATCTCGTCGGCAACGCGGTATTCTCCGATTATCTCCAGATCAACTACGTCGCCGGCACCGGCGAGCTCGCGGTGCTGTGCGGTGCGGTGCTCGGCGCGGGACTGGGATTTTTGTGGTTCAACGCGCCGCCGGCGTCGATCTTCATGGGCGACACCGGCTCGCTCGCGCTCGGCGGCATGCTCGGCTCGATCGCGGTCGCGGTCAAACACGAGATCGTGCTCGCCGTGATCGGCGGGTTGTTCGTGCTGGAAGCGGTGTCGGTGATCGTGCAGGTGGTATCGTTCAAGCTCACCGGCAAGCGGGTGTTCCGGATGGCGCCGATCCATCACCATTTCGAGCAACTGGGCTGGACCGAACCGCAGATCGTGATCCGGTTCTGGATCATCTCGGTGATGCTGGCGCTCGCCGGCCTCTCCACGCTGAAGCTGCGGTGA
- a CDS encoding UDP-N-acetylglucosamine--N-acetylmuramyl-(pentapeptide) pyrophosphoryl-undecaprenol N-acetylglucosamine transferase: protein MDSSPLIQLAAGGTGGHLFPAEALGVELIKRGFRVRLATDARALRYSGLFTRDMIDVVPSETVRSRTPWSLAYTGMMLAAGAVVSFNLMRRSRPAAVVGFGGYPTVPPLIAARFFGVPGIIHEANAVLGRANRFLSSRVSAIATSLPGVLDRDPALAPKTTAVGTPMRPAILAAAAVKFVTPDPAGPLRLLVVGGSQGARVMADIVPGAIERLEPSLWSRLVLTQQVRQEDMARVRAVYDRLKINAELAPFFPDLPARLASSQLVVSRSGAGTVAELGAIGRPSILVPLPGSIDQDQFANAGVLAQAAGALRITQADFTPDRLAAEISGLAAEPARLAAMAAGARTVGRLDAAERLADLVVKVAGI, encoded by the coding sequence ATGGACTCTTCGCCTCTCATTCAGCTCGCCGCGGGCGGCACCGGCGGCCATCTGTTTCCCGCCGAGGCGCTGGGCGTCGAGCTGATCAAGCGGGGCTTTCGCGTGCGGCTTGCGACCGATGCGCGCGCGCTGCGCTACAGCGGACTATTTACCAGGGACATGATCGATGTGGTGCCGAGCGAGACCGTGCGCAGCCGCACGCCGTGGTCGCTCGCTTATACCGGAATGATGCTCGCCGCCGGCGCCGTCGTGTCATTCAACCTGATGCGCCGATCAAGACCCGCGGCCGTGGTCGGCTTCGGCGGTTATCCGACGGTGCCGCCGCTGATCGCGGCGCGGTTTTTTGGCGTGCCCGGCATCATTCATGAGGCCAATGCTGTGCTCGGCCGTGCCAACCGTTTTTTGTCGAGCCGCGTCAGCGCGATCGCGACCTCGCTGCCGGGCGTGCTGGATCGCGATCCGGCGCTGGCGCCGAAAACGACCGCCGTCGGCACCCCGATGCGGCCGGCGATCCTGGCGGCGGCTGCGGTGAAATTCGTCACCCCGGACCCGGCCGGCCCGCTGCGGCTATTGGTGGTCGGCGGCAGCCAGGGCGCGCGCGTGATGGCCGACATCGTGCCCGGCGCGATCGAGCGGCTGGAGCCGTCGCTGTGGAGCAGGTTGGTCCTGACCCAGCAAGTGCGCCAGGAGGATATGGCGCGGGTGCGCGCAGTCTATGACCGGCTCAAGATCAACGCCGAGCTCGCGCCATTCTTCCCCGATCTGCCGGCGCGGCTGGCGTCGAGCCAGCTGGTGGTGTCGCGATCCGGCGCGGGAACCGTCGCCGAACTCGGCGCCATCGGCCGCCCCTCGATCCTGGTGCCGCTGCCCGGTTCGATCGACCAGGACCAGTTCGCCAATGCCGGTGTGCTGGCGCAGGCGGCTGGCGCGCTGCGGATAACGCAAGCCGACTTCACCCCCGACCGCCTGGCCGCGGAAATCTCAGGCTTGGCGGCCGAGCCGGCCCGGCTCGCTGCCATGGCGGCCGGCGCCCGCACCGTGGGCCGGCTCGATGCCGCCGAGCGGCTGGCCGATCTGGTAGTGAAAGTGGCCGGAATCTAG
- the murD gene encoding UDP-N-acetylmuramoyl-L-alanine--D-glutamate ligase, producing MIPVTSFAGKTVAVFGLGGSGLASCHALRAGGAEVIASDDGADKLAEAVQAGFITADLRKMSWANFAALVLTPGAPLTHPGPHWTVLAAQQAGVEVIGDIELFCRERRRHAPDAPFVAITGTNGKSTTTALIAHLMRVAGYDAQMGGNIGTPILSLEPPRMGRVHVIEMSSYQIDLCPSLDPSVGILLNVSEDHIDRHGTLQHYAAVKERLVAGVQKDGTAIVGVDDGWSRNTADRIEQAGARVVRISVKNPLPDGIYVEREIIWRAAGGARSEVARIGGIGSLRGLHNAQNAACASACALALGVSTETLQNGLRSFPGLAHRMEQVGRRGNVLFVNDSKGTNADAAAHALSSFADIFWIAGGKPKQGGITGLTEYFSRIHKAYLIGEAAQEFATTLGDAVPHEISETLDVAVANAARDAEASRLADPVVLLSPACASFDQYRNFEIRGAKFRDLVTALPGVKPVV from the coding sequence ATGATCCCCGTCACCTCCTTTGCGGGCAAGACGGTCGCGGTGTTCGGCCTCGGCGGTTCCGGGCTTGCGAGTTGCCACGCCTTGAGAGCGGGCGGCGCCGAGGTGATCGCGAGCGATGACGGCGCCGACAAGCTCGCCGAGGCCGTGCAGGCCGGCTTTATCACCGCGGATTTGCGCAAGATGTCGTGGGCGAATTTCGCGGCGCTGGTGCTGACGCCCGGCGCGCCGCTGACGCACCCGGGGCCGCACTGGACGGTGCTGGCGGCGCAACAGGCCGGCGTCGAGGTGATCGGCGATATCGAATTGTTCTGCCGCGAACGGCGTCGTCACGCGCCGGATGCGCCGTTCGTCGCCATCACCGGCACCAACGGCAAATCGACCACCACGGCCCTGATCGCGCATCTGATGCGCGTCGCCGGCTACGACGCCCAGATGGGCGGCAATATCGGCACACCGATCCTGTCGCTGGAACCGCCGCGCATGGGTCGGGTGCATGTGATCGAGATGTCGTCGTACCAAATCGATCTGTGCCCCTCGCTCGATCCCTCCGTCGGCATCCTGCTCAATGTCAGCGAGGACCATATCGACCGCCACGGCACGCTCCAACATTATGCCGCCGTGAAGGAGCGGCTGGTCGCGGGCGTGCAGAAGGACGGCACCGCGATCGTCGGCGTCGATGACGGCTGGAGCCGCAATACCGCCGACCGCATCGAGCAGGCCGGGGCGCGCGTGGTGCGCATCTCGGTGAAAAATCCGCTGCCGGACGGCATCTATGTCGAGCGCGAAATCATCTGGCGCGCCGCCGGCGGCGCGCGTAGCGAGGTCGCGCGGATCGGCGGCATCGGTTCCTTGCGCGGCCTGCACAACGCGCAGAATGCGGCTTGCGCTTCGGCCTGCGCGCTGGCGCTCGGGGTCTCCACTGAAACCTTGCAAAACGGCTTGCGCAGCTTTCCCGGCCTTGCACACCGCATGGAGCAGGTCGGTCGCCGCGGCAACGTGCTGTTCGTCAACGACTCCAAGGGCACCAATGCGGATGCGGCGGCGCACGCGCTGTCGTCTTTCGCGGACATCTTCTGGATCGCCGGCGGCAAGCCGAAGCAGGGCGGCATCACGGGCCTCACCGAATACTTTTCACGAATCCACAAGGCCTATCTGATCGGCGAAGCCGCGCAGGAATTTGCGACGACGCTCGGCGATGCCGTGCCGCACGAGATCAGCGAGACGCTGGATGTGGCCGTTGCCAATGCCGCGCGCGATGCCGAGGCCTCCAGGCTCGCCGATCCCGTAGTGCTGCTGTCGCCGGCCTGCGCCTCGTTCGACCAGTACCGCAATTTCGAAATCCGCGGCGCCAAGTTCCGCGATCTCGTGACGGCGTTGCCCGGCGTCAAGCCAGTGGTGTGA